The window GTAagactcatcatcatcatcatcatcatcatcatctctgtaCACCACATGACGCTCAGTCCCGTTTGCTGTTGTGTTTCGTTTCAGATCCTCACCTTCGAGAGGAACAACAGACGCATCTCCTGATCAGATGTAAGGAATGTTCTCATGCACATCTCAGCAACATTCAATCAAGAATCAACAGCACAAAACAGAAATCTGCTGGAAATGCCTTTATTACTCTGCAGATTCAGGTAAGATTTGAGGAGCTAGTTTATGAAGTGGTTTTGATTTGTTCTCCAGCGAGCATCATGGGTTTGTCGCTGAGCACGGCCTCCCTCATGCTGCGATAGACCAGCTCGTTCTGCTTGAACAAACACAGCTCCATCTCAGTCTGCGTCCGAATCACCtgaaacacacattcacatacaatcACGATCAAAGAAACGCTCACAGTGCTTCTTCACATTAAACATCCAGCTTTTGTGATAGATTCAACAGAAGCTAAGGTAAGACACAACAGGCAAAACCAGTGTTTTCATGCACTCGTCAGTTTTTGGTCTTTTCAGATTAGTGGAAAGAAAACTTCCCAAAatacaaatagtttttttctcCTACATACAGCAAACCATACAGCTTCTGTATTCTGAAGGTTTGTTCATaaatcattcacactgatttatgtgacattttattcttaaaaacatggtgaaaatgtatttgttttctgtctgttgacaGTAATTTCTGATGGAGTGATTACAAGAGAAATCCAAAATCCCCTCTGGAAAAACCTCTAATATGTCGACAAATCAAACAAGAATTTGGCTTTATCCAATGTCTAGATTTCTATTCTGGAAATGTATGCATATTAACGCAAATGTAAATATAGTatgcctcatttgcataacaCAACATATTAGAAAACCCGTAATATAaaatggactgaaaaaaaaaactggggaaTTAGATTTCTGCAAGTTGTACCTTATTCACCTGTGGTGTTCTGCCTCAAACTAAGTTTTCATTGCAACATCatatattcataatcattacAACTGTAAAAACTTGGTTAAAATGATACAAACACTTTGctttcattaaaataacataCTTTCAATGCCTAGATTtactgaatgtattttttttttcaaatatgataaaaatatgaaacatgatgcATGTTTTTAAAAGGACATCACAAATGTTAAGGTCTTCCGAAGTTATCTTAATCTATAGTtagtaaactaaattaaacattgactaaaaattatttcaaattttatcTTAAGTGAAGaatttgtgttttgtattttagctaatttagcttttatttactGGTGAAACTAAATTGTAAAAACtaaaggcaaaaaataaattatattgatgTACATTAAGTAAAACTGTGGACTGTGTCTCAAACTAAATGGTCTTGTAATGAACAATCTTTTTATTTtgtctgaatgtttttttctttgggaaaataaatatttgtattaatattaaaccaAAACTTCAGTTATGTATTTAGCTGTAACAAATTAAGGATATTTTTAATTGGTTTAAAGAATAATTGTATGCCATATTTGTCCTCCAACGGTtctcactaatatatatatatatatatatatatatatatatatatatatatatatatatatatataaaaattatttttattatttttgacaaGATTCTGCTCTTCAGCCCTGTTATGCCATCACATATTGCTGTGATCTGTCTGACATTATATTAAATTGACACCGTAAATGATCAGAAGTAAATTTCTCTAACAGTCTTGATTTGTACAGGCCTCATTAAGCTTAAGTTCAGCTGTTACAGGAGAAACTCGATGAATTTTTAATAAGCATCAAACTGACTGGCGTCTCTGAACTGACTTCACCACAGTTACATTATTCAGTGATTCCACTGAGTTTGATGGCGTATAGGTAGCTGTTTTACCTCCAGGTCTTTGGTGATGGGGTGATGAGCTCCGTGTGTGATGATGAGGACGCCGTAGGCGCGACAGATCAGCCCGTGCGCGGCCTCGATCAGGCCCGCGTGCCAGTGCGTGACGCCCGCTCTCATGATGGCCATGCCCAGCTGCGCGTTATTGGGATGATAAAGCTTCCTGAGAGCAGAACAGAGCCCAGCTGACCTCATTTTAGGAGAGTTAGTTTAGATTTTCAGGAATAAACGAGGTTTCGAGTAGACTCACGCGTATCCGTCCACCATGCGCTGCGCGTAACCCGCCGCCTCGGTGAACTGCTGCAGGAAGGACAGAACCTCGCTGGCGGTGCTGAGGACGCGCAGCAGATGCAGGTTTGTGTCTCCAAACACTGGATCCTGCTTCTCCAAACACTCGCGGCAGATCTTAACCACCTGCAGCACCAATCGGcagttgaatacattttaatagttCAATTCAGTAAACTAACACTTTGTCTAAAAGCAAATAGCATTACGCATagcaaacataaataaatactaataggCCTACTTTAGCACATGATTTAGGCTACTGATCACAGAAAtgaatttattacaataaaaggAAAAGTTTCATTCATTTACCGTatgcatttttgttaatttttttgtaagtAGGCTACAtaacagaaaatataatatatactttaaaaataaataaaaataaacattcattttcaaagtTACAGTTCTTTATTTATAGTAAGTGGTtacattttaagtgaaaattctAATGTAACATTTTGGCTTATACCTGTAAAGAAATGTATTGATTAAAAATGCAGTCTTAaaagtacatatttaaaaaaaatatataaataaaaatacttttgatatataatttgattaaaaaatcattcatttgaaaagaaaaaatacagaatttggctacaaaaaattaataatattattattttaagtaggcTATAACACTTTTCATCTTGCTTTGGTGAGCACAGTGTAAAGCTCATTGCTGATGTATGGAAATGCTGTTTAGATCCCCTTTAATTGACAACCTACCAATAAAACACAAGTGATTCAGTTCTAGCACTTTCTGTGAAATCAGGATGGGATAGTTTGACTCACCTCATGAAAGTTTCCTTCAGTACGAGCTTCTTCGATCTTAAGCAGAGCTTGAAGACTGAAATCTGTCACTGCCTTCACCACATCAGCAGACggctgcagacagacagacacacttcGTTATAACTACAGACTGATGAACTGATGAACTTTCTGACATGACTGTATTATCATTCCTTGCCACAGAAAGGCACTCTTTCATCTACATATAAACACCAACTAACTTGTGCTAACTGCTTTTGAATCCGGTAGTGCATTCAGATCATGTTAAACTCAGACTGCCAGGGACAGTGTTTCTGTGTATATTACTGTAGTACAGATTTGGAGGCCGATATGAACCTTGTGTCCATCAGTGTCTCTGATGGCCGTCATCAGGTCATCTTTGATGCCGCTGGTGCAGTGCTCACACTTGCAGTCGAAGTAATACTGCTGCTTGAGCAGCCGCTGGCGCTCCTTAGACACGCTCAGGAAGTCCACATAGCTGACAGTCAGCTCTTCTCCTTCAGAGATCTTCCCCAGAGCCCTCAGCTCGATCCTGGCTCATTCACAGAGTCACAGAGAGAACAATAAACTTTAACAAACAACATCTATTCAGTCTCACACAAGTAATgcctgtttcacatataatccgtctgcagtgcgtatgcagtccgtgtgcgttacgtatgttgtgctgaagcagcacagactcattgtgctttcacacaaggacgcgtttgcagtccgctactgatccgcggCAGTATAAGTCACAAAACACAAGctttgtccattattttgatatcaaatcatgtaaaaaaaaaaagaagctttttcagcattgtgatactctttcatcacagtaggctacagtaacaatctttcatagacatttaaattcaaatataaacaacgtattactACTCATGCATTTGACGgctaggtttttataataagttgctgaaacaagctgcaacacatttaaacacaacattagccttgttaggatatcacaaacattcgaaattaaaactaaaacttgactctcgtgccttttgcatttaaatctttattacacgcaGTCCAACAgtcttaaataactttgtttttctgcctctataaaagtgcacatgtaatgttgccttgtttctctaaagttgctccctttcttgttttaaatctagccaaaacccatgttgcgtgtgaaacacagtaggctttgattagtatacatttattgtgaaatgactgcatttccgtgtcaatccatgttaatttttaccgcgaacaatgcgctgtcactttaattcagcgcatgcAGCACAACAAAAATAGACTCTGTACGTAAACGatcactgcactgctgcagacgcactgctTCTGGAACGCATTAACGGACTgcaaccgcgtgcagtgtgaacgctggaatctgttaacatgggtgcataaaaaaatacacaacgcATACGCACCGcaaacggagtatgtgtgaaacgggcATAAGgagttataaaatatttaacacttgctgtgttagtaaaaaaaaaaagaaaactataaaAGCTATTTTTGCTGCTCACATCATGCTAAACACCAtgctaaatcaaataaaaaataattaatatatgatgAAGACCCTAAGTGAGAACCCTAGAGTGGATCACAACTCAACATGTGACAGAGcttgccttaggctggccacaataaaaggccactctataatgcagttttactgtattggggggcccgggggtctgaaaaccagtcagtatctggtaaaataaaatgcaactgtGTTCGATGTCCATAACATATggctgcccataccataaccccaccaccaccatgggccactcaatcaacattgacatcagcaaactgcTCACCCACACGACACCATACACTCTGTCTGCCATCTGACCTGTACAGTTAAAACcaggattcatccgtgaagagaacacctctcaaAAGTGCCAGAGGCCattgaatgtgagcatttgcccattAAGTCTGTTACGATGATGAACTGCATTCAggtaaagaagaaaaagaaagaaagaagaaagaaagagcttttattgccaagtatgcttgagcatacaaggaatttgttttagtgacataagcttccagtacacagagacaacaacacacattaaaaaagggaattacaaattggcaaataaataagtgtataaacaattgtgctataaatgaaaatggaataggattgagtgagatgcaggaatgttctaggatggagggttaacaaataaatataaggatattgcacatttataagcataagtagggaacatttaactgttcatgaggtagattgcctgggggaagaaactgttcttgtgccttgctgttctggtatttgcggctctgaggtgccagccagatggcaaaagttcaaagatagggtaacttggatgtgagggatccagagtgattttctgagcccttttcctcactctggatgtataaagttcttgaagggtgggcagaggagcaccaataatccttttgGCAGTCCGAACAGAACTCTGTAGACTTCTgatgaaccaaaccagacagttattgaagtacacagtacagactcaatgacggctgagtagaactgtttcagcagctcctgtggcaggtaaaacttcctcagctggtgaaggaagtacaacctttgctgggcctttttcacagtgGAGTCAAAGTGATTGTCCCActtaggtcctgagagatggtggttcccaggaatctgaatgactccactgcagtcacagggctgttcatgatggtaaGTGGGGAAAGTGCAGAGGGGTTTCTCCTAacgtccacgatcatctccactgttttgagcgtgtttagtttcaggttgttaagactgcaccagacagccagctgctcaaactcttgtctgtaagcagactcatcaccgtcctggatgaagcagatgactgtagtgtcatctgcaaacttcaggagcttgacagaggggtctttagaggtgcagtcgttggtgtacagggagaagagcagaggggagagaacacatccctaaGGGGCACCAGTGTTGATGAAGCAACtttttgacatgaatttccccagtctcactaactgttgcctatctgtcagaaagctggtgatccactgacagatagagctaggaacagagagctgggtcagtttggtctgaagggctgttgggatgatggtgttgaaagccgaactaaagtccacaaataggatcctcacataagtccctgttttgtccagatgttgcaggatgaagtgcaatcccatgttgattgcatcatccacggacctgtttgctcgttaagcaaactgcagggggtccattAAGGGTCCAGTgttgtccttcagataagccagaaccagtttttcaaacgacttcatgacgacagacgttagagccacag of the Carassius gibelio isolate Cgi1373 ecotype wild population from Czech Republic chromosome A5, carGib1.2-hapl.c, whole genome shotgun sequence genome contains:
- the smyd1a gene encoding histone-lysine N-methyltransferase SMYD1a, producing MTVEKMDPVEVFAAGEKGRGLRVTKEMSAGDVVFAEASFAAVVFDSLSLQVCHSCFRRQANPHRCAQCKFAYYCDRTCQRAAWDEHKQECSAIKKIGKAPNENVRLVARILWRIQKDTGLVSDTQLTTLDLLEDHLSEMSPEDLKELKVDVQHFYNYWPKKSKPVGEDYVSHLFGVINCNGFTLSDQRGLQAVGVGLFPNLCLVNHDCWPNCTVILNPGNQTALDASFHSKSRIELRALGKISEGEELTVSYVDFLSVSKERQRLLKQQYYFDCKCEHCTSGIKDDLMTAIRDTDGHKPSADVVKAVTDFSLQALLKIEEARTEGNFHEVVKICRECLEKQDPVFGDTNLHLLRVLSTASEVLSFLQQFTEAAGYAQRMVDGYAKLYHPNNAQLGMAIMRAGVTHWHAGLIEAAHGLICRAYGVLIITHGAHHPITKDLEVIRTQTEMELCLFKQNELVYRSMREAVLSDKPMMLAGEQIKTTS